In Malus sylvestris chromosome 16, drMalSylv7.2, whole genome shotgun sequence, the following are encoded in one genomic region:
- the LOC126607465 gene encoding SUPPRESSOR OF GAMMA RESPONSE 1-like, whose translation YVGAADCFKYNHLCNVCRPSWLVDKNRIATKIKSASGGYDPNVIIWQSNPTKACPKCQHTIDNSDVAQEWPGLPKGVKFDPTDQEIIWHLIAKSGVGDRKPHPFIDEFILTVDDDEGICCSHPRKLPSVKLDGSASHFFHRAIKAYNTGTRKRRKIHDGDGDVRWHKTGRTKPVILDGVQRGCKKIMVLYMSTIRGGKPVKTNWVMHQYHLGIEEDEKDGEYVISKIYYQQQEAKEADKTDQDVPESIDAVITKVDPVTPKSVTPEPPRAERKLGDFDSALDTPAPSRDPFLQYRVEDGAEDEDEVNFEVDRALDEIHPEVDCAEDDVRPESEKPDDYDQHKVENQADEVINNTENIAQEDPKWWDSESQNLLDSQQLVEGLSLCDDLLQSQSPTRGGHENGEQAHIKPPRLADYAKLGPEDLKKDLEACQNLVLDPANILELDTPPDFRLSQLEFGSQESFLSWGGKVAD comes from the exons TATGTTGGAGCAGCTGATTGCTTCAAGTATAATCATTTGTGTAATGTATGCAGGCCATcgtggttggttgacaaaaatagaaTCGCAACAAAAATCAAGAGTGCATCTGGAGGATATGATCCTAATGTGATTATATGGCAAAGCAACCCAACTAAAGCTTGTCCAAAATGCCAGCATACGATTGACAATAGTGAT GTTGCTCAAGAGTGGCCAGGTTTACCCAAGGGtgtaaaatttgatccaactgaTCAAGAGATTATATGGCACTTAATTGCAAAATCTGGTGTAGGTGATCGAAAACCCCATCCTTTTATTGATGAGTTTATTCTAACTGTTGACGACGATGAAGGAATCTGTTGTTCCCATCCTAGGAAACTACCTA GTGTTAAGCTAGATGGAAGTGCTTCCCACTTCTTTCATAGAGCAATTAAGGCTTACAATACTGGAACACGAAAGCGTCGAAAGATAcatgatggtgatggtgatgtcCGCTGGCACAAGACTGGAAGGACTAAACCAGTGATCTTGGATGGGGTGCAAAGAGGGTGTAAGAAGATTATGGTTCTATACATGAGCACGATCAGAGGAGGAAAACCTGTGAAAACCAATTGGGTTATGCATCAATATCACCTAGGCATTGAGGAGGATGAGAAGGATGGAGAGTATGTTATATCTAAAATATATTACCAGCAGCAGGAAGCTAAGGAAGCTGATAAAACTGATCAAGATGTTCCTGAAAGTATTGATGCAGTGATCACCAAGGTAGATCCAGTCACTCCCAAGTCGGTTACTCCTGAACCTCCGCGCGCTGAACGAAAGCTTGGTGATTTTGATTCGGCATTGGATACTCCTGCTCCTTCCAGAGATCCCTTTCTTCAG TATCGTGTGGAGGATGGTGCTGAAGATGAGGATGAAGTTAATTTTGAGGTGGACCGTGCTTTAGATGAAATTCATCCAGAGGTGGACTGTGCTGAAGATGATGTTCGTCCTGAATCTGAAAAGCCTGACGATTATGACCAACACAAGGTAGAAAATCAAGCTGATGAAGTAATTAATAACACTGAAAACATTGCTCAGGAAGATCCAAAATGGTGGGACAGTGAGTCACAGAATCTTCTGGATTCGCAACAGCTTGTGGAAGGGTTGTCTCTGTGTGATGATCTTCTTCAGAGCCAATCTCCAACTAGGGGTGGACATGAAAATGGTGAACAAGCGCACATCAAACCCCCCCGTCTTGCTGATTATGCTAAACTAGGACCAGAGGATTTAAAGAAGGATCTAGAGGCTTGTCAAAATCTTGTCCTCGATCCTGCTAATATTTTGGAACTCGATACACCTCCAGATTTCCGACTTAGCCAGCTG GAATTCGGGTCACAGGAAAGTTTCCTTTCTTGGGGTGGCAAGGTGGCTGACTGA